Proteins found in one Methanomassiliicoccales archaeon genomic segment:
- a CDS encoding 30S ribosomal protein S11 → MGKWGIAHVFASYNNIIITLTDITGAETITKATGGMVVKQAKDESSPYAAMRAAEKVAEIAKEKGIEGIHVKVRAPGGNKSTSPGPGAQAAIRALARAGLKIGRIEDVTPVPHDGTKKKGGRRGRRV, encoded by the coding sequence ATGGGGAAATGGGGAATAGCTCACGTATTCGCCAGTTATAACAACATCATCATAACCCTCACTGATATCACTGGTGCAGAGACGATAACCAAGGCCACAGGCGGCATGGTAGTAAAACAAGCGAAGGATGAATCCTCTCCCTATGCGGCCATGCGAGCGGCAGAGAAGGTGGCAGAGATAGCCAAAGAAAAGGGTATAGAGGGTATACATGTCAAAGTTCGTGCTCCTGGTGGCAATAAATCAACCTCTCCTGGCCCTGGAGCTCAGGCAGCGATACGTGCTCTTGCCCGAGCGGGCTTGAAAATAGGCAGGATAGAAGATGTCACACCTGTGCCCCATGACGGCACGAAGAAAAAGGGTGGTCGCCGAGGCAGAAGAGTGTAG
- a CDS encoding DNA-directed RNA polymerase subunit D, with product MDIKILELTDTKAKFILSNATPEIANSLRRVLIAEIPKMAIETVEFHLGQIQGGTDDENEEYESVSPLFDEIIAHRLGLVPIPTDPKLNVFKKDCSCGGEGCPQCTIMYKLDKKGPCDVYSGDLEPLGDPNLKVKDELIPIVRLGPRQAILAYAFAELGTGKMHAKWQVTSGVAYKYAPKVKIDEKKCDRGATCVSACPRRVFAKEGDAVKVVNEGACMLCYSCIKACKSKAISVEGDETKFVFSFETDGSLSAAQTLQIALEILEKKFDEFRELVSALESA from the coding sequence ATGGACATCAAGATATTAGAGCTCACGGACACCAAAGCGAAATTCATTCTCTCCAACGCCACGCCGGAGATAGCTAACTCTCTGAGACGTGTGCTAATCGCCGAGATCCCCAAGATGGCCATAGAGACAGTGGAGTTTCACTTAGGCCAGATCCAAGGAGGGACGGACGATGAGAACGAGGAGTATGAGTCTGTGTCCCCACTGTTCGATGAGATTATCGCCCATCGCTTGGGCCTTGTTCCCATCCCCACGGATCCGAAGTTGAATGTATTCAAGAAAGATTGCTCCTGTGGCGGTGAAGGGTGCCCACAGTGCACAATAATGTATAAGCTGGACAAGAAAGGGCCGTGCGATGTCTACTCAGGAGATCTTGAGCCTCTGGGAGATCCGAATCTGAAGGTCAAGGATGAGTTGATCCCCATCGTGAGGTTGGGGCCGCGCCAAGCCATTTTAGCCTATGCCTTTGCAGAGCTGGGTACGGGTAAGATGCATGCTAAATGGCAGGTTACTTCGGGAGTGGCATACAAATATGCTCCTAAGGTGAAGATCGATGAGAAGAAATGCGACCGTGGAGCTACTTGCGTCTCTGCGTGTCCCAGACGAGTTTTCGCTAAGGAAGGTGATGCAGTTAAAGTGGTCAATGAGGGGGCTTGCATGCTATGCTATTCCTGCATCAAGGCGTGCAAATCCAAAGCCATCAGTGTAGAGGGGGACGAGACCAAATTCGTCTTCAGCTTCGAAACGGATGGCTCCCTCAGCGCAGCCCAGACCCTTCAAATAGCCCTCGAGATATTAGAAAAGAAGTTCGATGAGTTCAGAGAGCTGGTCTCGGCCCTTGAGAGCGCCTGA